In one Corallococcus sp. EGB genomic region, the following are encoded:
- a CDS encoding chemotaxis protein CheA codes for MTPGGKALAEFVAEATEILDALGRDLLALDEARGQEADPEHINGIFRAAHSLKGLSGLFGQERISQLAHAAEDLLDRLRLGRLTLDEQVLDTLVDALDTFQALLGEASRSEEGPELTLRTRAMEDRMARLGSPPPAVEEDPLERLELDATVRAVFTEYEEHRLRENVRRGVALWRVRAAFDLTDFDQGLADLNARLKPLGEVISTLPSSRPGGANGIAFDLIFGAKVGARALEDGLKGTPAELAPLSVRPPEAGSTQVALDAPRPVRQDAEVLLPDDEQEPDEDAEAPVETTLATVPVSPGGGPPRMHAVAPPATVVGLKAAASAPIPAGRPKAEETSLRSLTQTVRVDIGRLDGLINMVGELLLIKANLQRLAETSRQDGTVALSKLFGQELSRETRQLERKLEALQEGLLEARMVPVGQVFDKLARLVRKIAREAGKEIDFVSSGGEVELDKLIVEELSDPLMHLIRNAIDHGAEGPEARLAEGKPRRAVVRLRAEQKGNHVVISVSDDGSGIDEVRVREVALSRGLVTPSQVSEMTRRELLNLIFLPGFSTRSSVSALSGRGVGLDVVKNNLGNLSGIIDVWSERGRGTAFHLTLPVTLAIVRALVVGVSGRTYAVPLNSVLEILSVQPRDIRTVERREVLDLRGQTLPFLRLGRLFHLPEHEVSRHFVIVVGLAQQRLGIAVDELFGQQDIVTKPLGGRLSRVKGISGATDLGNRRTVLVLDVAELLEEGIAQERRRA; via the coding sequence CTTCCGCGCGGCGCACTCGCTCAAGGGCCTGTCGGGGCTCTTCGGCCAGGAGCGCATCAGCCAGCTGGCGCACGCGGCGGAGGACCTGCTGGACCGCCTGCGCCTGGGCCGGCTGACGCTGGATGAGCAGGTCCTGGACACGCTGGTGGACGCGCTGGACACGTTCCAGGCGCTGCTCGGGGAGGCGTCCCGGAGCGAGGAGGGGCCGGAGCTCACCCTGCGCACCCGGGCCATGGAGGACCGCATGGCGCGGCTGGGTTCTCCCCCGCCCGCCGTGGAGGAGGATCCGCTGGAGCGGCTGGAGCTGGACGCGACGGTGCGCGCCGTCTTCACCGAGTACGAGGAGCACCGGCTGCGCGAGAACGTGCGGCGCGGGGTGGCGCTGTGGCGGGTGCGCGCGGCGTTCGACCTCACGGACTTCGACCAGGGCCTGGCGGACCTGAACGCGCGCCTCAAGCCCCTGGGCGAGGTCATCAGCACGCTGCCCTCTTCGCGGCCGGGCGGCGCCAACGGCATCGCGTTCGACCTCATCTTCGGCGCGAAGGTGGGCGCGCGGGCCCTGGAGGACGGCCTCAAGGGCACGCCCGCGGAGCTGGCGCCGCTGTCCGTGCGTCCGCCCGAAGCGGGCTCGACGCAGGTCGCGCTCGACGCGCCTCGGCCCGTGCGCCAGGACGCCGAGGTGCTGCTCCCCGACGACGAGCAGGAGCCCGACGAGGACGCCGAGGCGCCGGTGGAGACCACCCTCGCGACCGTGCCCGTGAGCCCGGGGGGAGGTCCTCCGCGCATGCACGCGGTGGCGCCTCCGGCCACGGTGGTGGGCCTCAAGGCCGCCGCGTCCGCGCCCATCCCCGCGGGCCGTCCCAAGGCGGAGGAGACGTCCCTGCGCTCGCTCACGCAGACGGTGCGCGTGGACATCGGGCGGCTGGACGGGCTCATCAACATGGTGGGCGAGCTCCTGCTCATCAAGGCCAACCTCCAGCGGCTGGCGGAGACGTCCCGGCAGGACGGCACCGTCGCGCTGTCCAAGCTCTTCGGCCAGGAGCTCTCGCGCGAGACGCGGCAGCTGGAGCGCAAGCTGGAGGCGCTCCAGGAGGGGCTGCTCGAGGCGCGCATGGTCCCCGTGGGCCAGGTCTTCGACAAGCTGGCGCGGCTGGTGCGCAAGATTGCCCGCGAGGCCGGCAAGGAGATCGACTTCGTCAGCTCCGGCGGCGAGGTGGAGCTGGACAAGCTCATCGTTGAGGAGCTCAGCGATCCGCTGATGCACCTCATCCGCAACGCCATCGACCATGGCGCGGAGGGCCCGGAGGCGCGGCTGGCCGAGGGCAAGCCCCGGCGCGCGGTGGTGCGGCTGCGCGCGGAGCAGAAGGGCAACCACGTCGTCATCAGCGTGTCCGACGACGGCTCGGGCATCGACGAGGTGCGCGTGCGCGAGGTCGCGCTGTCGCGCGGGCTCGTCACCCCGTCGCAGGTGAGCGAGATGACGCGGCGCGAGCTGCTCAACCTCATCTTCCTGCCGGGCTTCTCCACCCGCTCCAGCGTCAGCGCGCTCTCCGGACGGGGCGTGGGCCTGGACGTGGTGAAGAACAACCTGGGCAACCTGTCCGGCATCATCGACGTGTGGAGCGAGCGCGGCCGGGGCACGGCCTTCCACCTGACCCTGCCGGTGACGCTGGCCATCGTGCGCGCGCTGGTGGTGGGCGTCAGCGGGCGCACCTACGCGGTGCCGCTCAACAGCGTGCTCGAAATCCTCTCCGTGCAGCCGCGCGACATCCGCACCGTGGAGCGCCGCGAGGTGTTGGACCTGCGCGGCCAGACGCTGCCCTTCCTGCGGCTCGGGCGCCTGTTCCACCTGCCGGAGCACGAGGTGAGCCGCCACTTCGTCATCGTGGTGGGCCTGGCGCAGCAGCGGCTGGGCATCGCGGTGGACGAGCTGTTCGGTCAGCAGGACATCGTCACCAAGCCCCTGGGCGGCCGGCTGAGCCGCGTGAAGGGCATCTCCGGCGCGACGGACCTGGGCAACCGCCGCACCGTGCTGGTCCTGGATGTCGCGGAGCTCCTGGAAGAGGGCATCGCGCAGGAGCGGCGCCGCGCTTGA
- a CDS encoding chemotaxis protein CheW, translating to MSRFEALLDAFFYRPDEDVGGLLDFAAGSDDLAQPLLEEEPTEYLAFRLEAECYAVPILAVREICKVPLLTEIPRAEPQLLGVMNLRGELLPVYDVKLRLRLADAPPVVAGPDAGLPPRAARILVLKTEDGPAGVWVDSVAGVVRLKPSMVELSPAGLRGDRDCVAGLGRKGSQLYILLDPEQVLAP from the coding sequence GTGTCCCGTTTCGAAGCCCTGCTCGACGCGTTCTTCTACCGCCCGGACGAGGACGTCGGGGGGCTGTTGGACTTCGCCGCGGGCAGTGATGACCTGGCGCAGCCGCTCCTGGAGGAGGAGCCCACCGAGTACCTGGCCTTCCGCCTGGAGGCGGAGTGCTACGCGGTGCCCATCCTCGCGGTGAGGGAGATCTGCAAGGTGCCGCTGCTCACGGAGATTCCGCGCGCGGAGCCGCAGCTGCTGGGCGTGATGAACCTGCGCGGGGAGCTGCTGCCCGTCTACGACGTGAAGCTGCGGCTGCGGCTGGCGGACGCGCCGCCGGTGGTGGCGGGGCCGGACGCGGGCCTGCCGCCGAGGGCCGCGCGCATCCTGGTGCTCAAGACGGAGGACGGGCCCGCGGGCGTGTGGGTGGACTCGGTGGCGGGGGTGGTGCGGCTCAAGCCGTCCATGGTGGAGCTGTCGCCCGCGGGGCTGCGCGGGGACCGGGACTGCGTGGCGGGGCTGGGGCGCAAGGGCTCGCAGCTCTACATCCTGTTGGATCCGGAGCAGGTGCTCGCCCCATGA
- a CDS encoding chemotaxis protein CheW has product MTDPVNLLARRPRGERLPETAAAEAEVQLCAFFVGNEEYVLDIMRVEEILPPQRVIPIPHAPAFVEGVLHLRGVMLPVVDLRRRLLGEPSPETRRTRMLVCRLGTRRVVARVDRVAEVLRVRRCDIKPAPALMAGGRTPFVVGVCGPPARLRLLLDLKALLRAELERDARPPSTG; this is encoded by the coding sequence ATGACGGACCCCGTGAACCTGCTGGCCCGTCGCCCGCGCGGCGAGCGGCTCCCGGAGACGGCCGCGGCCGAGGCCGAGGTGCAGCTGTGCGCCTTCTTCGTGGGCAACGAGGAGTACGTGCTGGACATCATGCGCGTGGAGGAGATCCTCCCGCCCCAGCGCGTGATTCCCATCCCGCATGCGCCCGCCTTCGTGGAGGGCGTGCTGCACCTGCGAGGCGTGATGCTGCCCGTGGTGGACCTGCGGCGGCGTCTGTTGGGAGAGCCCTCGCCGGAGACGCGGCGCACGCGGATGCTGGTGTGCCGGCTGGGGACGCGCCGCGTGGTGGCGCGGGTGGACCGTGTGGCGGAGGTGCTGCGCGTGCGCCGCTGCGACATCAAGCCCGCACCGGCGCTCATGGCTGGAGGGCGCACGCCGTTCGTCGTGGGCGTGTGTGGACCGCCAGCGCGGCTGCGCCTGCTCCTGGACCTGAAGGCGCTCCTGCGCGCGGAGCTGGAGCGCGACGCCCGCCCGCCGTCAACCGGCTGA
- a CDS encoding HEAT repeat domain-containing protein, whose protein sequence is MSDTVRSPAGQEEARYRALQAVDPRGPGALETFTTGLHDESWRVRHAAAEGLRHVPDAQGVTARLVSVLGERGETGARNAAAEALAGMGPVAVAPLVRLLEHEDPDQRKLAADILGQLGQPQVEDVLLRALSDEDLNVRVSAAEALGRMGGDAAARALQDLLNVPTPLLRLAALEGLASLKRAPPLERVMALVEDPGVQRSALRLLGLYPPGVATERICRALASPVRSVREAALVALGAQASGLGPYERGELDAVARSVLSGIPGVTEYVAQALDGEDVQVRAGALVAAGALGAASLAVAVAEVAREDRLLREVLFTLGQLGPEGRRLLLGSMGTLSLPARTVAAEALVLLVDSTSVAELCALLEWAEDDLRAVVVRALGRTRSPEAVAPLVELLADPSLSSMAARALEQLSVAHPMAALTALEAAVEQRSTPAAVAVLGRLGRARVLPTLRRIARDEDASWRAAAVEAAGRADGEAGLELARGALADESPKVRIAAVRSLGQQGGKEAATFLGLALKDEDRGVRVAAVEAVGVAGAKERSPDLEALVRHGDGALAMLAVRALTKLGTVGAGVLWDALGHPDAEVVKAALAALSSAEASADGAALAVSLLGHPRWDVRVAAARVLGGLGRPECLPALGHALTVEQDALARVALSDAVHRLSGR, encoded by the coding sequence ATGAGCGACACGGTGCGGTCCCCCGCGGGGCAGGAGGAGGCGCGGTACCGGGCGCTGCAGGCGGTGGATCCGCGCGGGCCCGGAGCGCTGGAGACCTTCACCACCGGCCTGCATGACGAGAGCTGGCGCGTACGTCACGCGGCGGCGGAGGGCCTCCGCCACGTGCCGGACGCGCAGGGCGTCACCGCGCGGCTCGTCTCTGTCCTGGGAGAGCGCGGTGAGACGGGCGCGCGCAACGCGGCGGCGGAAGCGCTGGCCGGAATGGGACCGGTGGCCGTCGCTCCGCTGGTGCGGCTGCTGGAGCACGAGGATCCGGATCAACGCAAGCTGGCGGCGGACATCCTGGGGCAGCTGGGGCAGCCGCAGGTGGAGGACGTGCTCCTCCGAGCGCTCTCCGACGAAGACCTCAACGTGCGCGTGTCGGCCGCGGAGGCGCTGGGCCGGATGGGCGGGGACGCCGCCGCCCGGGCCCTGCAAGACCTGCTGAACGTGCCCACGCCCCTCTTGAGGCTGGCCGCGCTGGAGGGCCTGGCGTCGCTCAAGCGCGCGCCGCCGCTGGAGCGGGTGATGGCCCTGGTGGAGGACCCGGGAGTGCAGCGCAGCGCCCTGCGGCTGCTGGGCCTGTACCCGCCGGGCGTGGCCACGGAGCGCATCTGCCGGGCCCTGGCGTCGCCGGTGCGGTCGGTGCGTGAGGCGGCGCTCGTCGCGCTGGGAGCCCAGGCCTCGGGACTGGGGCCGTACGAGCGCGGCGAGCTGGACGCGGTGGCTCGCTCGGTGCTGAGCGGCATCCCGGGCGTGACGGAGTACGTGGCTCAGGCGCTGGACGGCGAGGACGTCCAGGTGCGGGCCGGCGCGCTGGTGGCCGCCGGGGCCCTGGGCGCGGCGTCGCTCGCGGTGGCGGTGGCGGAGGTGGCGCGCGAGGACCGGCTGTTGCGCGAGGTGCTCTTCACGCTGGGACAGCTGGGGCCGGAGGGACGGCGCCTGCTGCTCGGGAGCATGGGCACGCTGTCGCTGCCTGCTCGCACCGTCGCGGCGGAGGCGCTGGTGCTGCTGGTGGACTCCACGTCGGTCGCGGAGCTGTGCGCGCTCTTGGAGTGGGCGGAGGACGACCTGCGCGCGGTGGTGGTGCGGGCGCTGGGGCGCACGCGCTCGCCGGAGGCCGTGGCGCCGCTGGTGGAGCTGCTCGCGGATCCGTCCCTGTCCAGCATGGCGGCGCGAGCGCTGGAGCAGCTGTCCGTGGCCCACCCGATGGCGGCGCTCACCGCGCTGGAAGCGGCGGTGGAGCAGCGCTCGACGCCCGCGGCGGTGGCGGTGCTGGGCCGGCTGGGCCGCGCCCGGGTGCTGCCCACGTTGCGGCGGATTGCCCGCGACGAGGACGCGTCCTGGCGCGCGGCGGCGGTGGAGGCCGCGGGCCGGGCGGACGGCGAGGCGGGCCTGGAGCTGGCGCGCGGCGCGCTGGCGGATGAGTCCCCGAAGGTGCGCATCGCCGCGGTGCGCTCCCTGGGGCAGCAGGGCGGCAAGGAGGCCGCGACGTTCCTCGGGCTCGCCCTGAAGGACGAGGACCGCGGCGTGCGCGTGGCCGCGGTGGAGGCGGTGGGCGTGGCGGGCGCGAAGGAGCGCTCGCCGGACCTGGAGGCGCTGGTGCGCCACGGGGATGGCGCGCTCGCGATGCTGGCGGTGCGGGCCCTCACGAAGCTGGGGACGGTGGGCGCGGGCGTCCTCTGGGACGCGCTCGGCCACCCGGACGCGGAGGTGGTGAAGGCCGCGCTGGCGGCGCTGTCGTCGGCGGAGGCCTCGGCGGACGGGGCGGCGCTGGCGGTGTCGCTGTTGGGCCATCCCCGCTGGGACGTGCGGGTGGCGGCGGCGCGCGTGTTGGGGGGACTGGGGCGGCCGGAGTGCCTGCCCGCGCTCGGACATGCGCTGACGGTGGAGCAGGACGCGCTGGCCCGGGTGGCGTTGTCGGACGCGGTGCACCGGTTATCGGGGCGGTGA
- a CDS encoding protein-glutamate O-methyltransferase CheR encodes MPRFDEGRPEMTPEEFRLLRDHVYAHCGILIHENMKFVMERRLWPRLEALGIQDFGSYHRYLRYDAQRSAELEAAVESLTTHETYFFREPAQLKAFREELLPVLEKRNAHTRRLRLWSAGCSSGEEAYTLAMLLKESGRFDDWDVEVLGTDLSRRVLTVARRAEYGPSALRATPPDLLERYFVPAGVNRVRVRDDVRAWVSFGHHNLSDVAGSQLVPRSDVVFCRNVMIYFDLAARRRVLGVIRDRLCPGGYLLLGHAENLLSLGADFELVHLKGDLVYRRPELPGGEGR; translated from the coding sequence ATGCCACGCTTCGACGAGGGCCGCCCGGAGATGACGCCGGAGGAGTTCCGGCTGCTGCGCGACCACGTCTACGCGCACTGCGGAATCCTCATCCACGAGAACATGAAGTTCGTGATGGAGCGGCGGCTGTGGCCCCGGCTGGAGGCGCTGGGGATCCAGGACTTCGGCTCCTACCACCGCTACCTGCGCTACGACGCCCAGCGCAGCGCGGAGCTGGAGGCGGCCGTCGAGTCGCTCACCACGCATGAGACGTACTTCTTCCGCGAGCCCGCGCAGCTCAAGGCCTTCCGCGAGGAGCTGCTCCCCGTCCTGGAGAAGCGCAACGCGCACACGCGGCGTCTGCGGCTGTGGTCCGCGGGGTGCTCCTCCGGCGAGGAGGCGTACACGCTGGCCATGCTCCTGAAGGAGAGCGGCCGCTTCGACGACTGGGACGTGGAGGTGCTGGGGACGGACCTGTCGCGCCGCGTGCTGACCGTGGCCCGCCGCGCCGAGTACGGCCCCAGCGCCCTGCGCGCGACGCCGCCGGACCTGCTGGAGCGCTACTTCGTGCCCGCGGGGGTGAACCGCGTGCGCGTGCGCGACGACGTGCGGGCGTGGGTGAGCTTCGGCCACCACAACCTGTCGGACGTGGCGGGCAGCCAGCTGGTGCCGCGCTCGGACGTCGTCTTCTGCCGCAACGTGATGATCTACTTCGACCTGGCCGCGCGCCGCCGCGTGCTGGGCGTCATCCGCGACCGGCTCTGTCCCGGGGGCTACCTGCTGCTGGGCCACGCGGAGAACCTGCTCAGCCTGGGCGCGGACTTCGAGCTGGTGCACCTGAAGGGCGACCTCGTCTACCGCCGGCCCGAGCTTCCGGGCGGGGAGGGCCGCTGA
- the cheB gene encoding chemotaxis-specific protein-glutamate methyltransferase CheB, with amino-acid sequence MGRPLTVLVIDDSATNRRTLTTLLESSEEVRVLGWAHDGEEGLKKVLDLKPDVVTVDLEMPRLGGHTFLRLLMRAAPTPVIVISSYSHRSDVFKALELGAFDFIAKPPQGTPAALERLRRELLDKVLAARHVKSGGRHGAALRGAVLAGEAPQVIAVGASTGGPPAVQRLLEGLASEPNVSVLVGQHMPSQFTRAFAERLDRIGPFTVREAREGDVVAPGHVYIAPGGRHLVLSDRTGRLELRTPSPVPADKYAPSVDRLFESVAEVLGPRAVAVVLTGMGADGAQGVRAVRRGGGETWAESEDTAVVYGMPKEAIATGAVCRVLPLDDIGSELAMLVRRRRPSAGP; translated from the coding sequence ATGGGACGTCCGCTCACGGTGCTCGTCATCGACGACTCGGCCACCAACCGCCGCACGCTCACCACGCTCCTGGAGTCCTCCGAGGAGGTGCGGGTGCTGGGCTGGGCCCACGACGGCGAGGAGGGGCTCAAGAAGGTCCTGGACCTGAAGCCCGACGTGGTGACGGTGGACCTGGAGATGCCCCGGCTGGGCGGCCACACCTTCCTGCGGCTGCTCATGCGCGCGGCGCCCACGCCCGTCATCGTCATCTCCAGCTATTCGCACCGGTCGGACGTGTTCAAGGCGCTGGAGCTGGGGGCGTTCGACTTCATCGCCAAGCCGCCCCAGGGCACGCCGGCGGCGCTGGAGCGGCTGCGGCGCGAGCTGCTCGACAAGGTGCTCGCGGCGCGCCACGTGAAGTCCGGGGGCCGCCACGGGGCCGCGTTGCGCGGCGCCGTGCTGGCGGGGGAAGCGCCGCAGGTCATCGCCGTGGGCGCGTCCACGGGGGGGCCCCCCGCGGTGCAGCGGCTGTTGGAGGGGCTGGCCTCCGAGCCGAACGTCAGCGTGCTGGTGGGCCAGCACATGCCCTCGCAGTTCACCCGCGCCTTCGCGGAGCGGCTGGACCGCATCGGGCCCTTCACGGTGAGGGAGGCGCGCGAGGGCGACGTGGTGGCGCCGGGCCACGTCTACATCGCGCCGGGCGGGCGGCATCTGGTGCTGTCGGACCGCACCGGGCGCCTGGAGCTGCGCACGCCGTCCCCCGTGCCCGCGGACAAGTACGCCCCGTCGGTGGACCGCCTCTTCGAGAGCGTGGCGGAGGTGCTGGGCCCGCGCGCGGTGGCGGTGGTGCTGACGGGCATGGGCGCGGACGGGGCCCAGGGCGTGCGCGCCGTCCGCCGCGGGGGCGGCGAGACCTGGGCCGAGTCCGAGGACACGGCGGTGGTGTACGGCATGCCCAAGGAGGCCATCGCCACCGGGGCGGTGTGCCGGGTGCTTCCCCTGGACGACATCGGCTCGGAGCTGGCCATGCTGGTGCGCCGCCGTCGCCCGTCCGCCGGGCCGTGA
- a CDS encoding response regulator encodes MSQQPIRALVVDDSQAMRRSIMYALQRLTDVVCIEAQDGVEGLKKLTTQGRFDLVMTDINMPLMDGLKLIHHIRQTQEHRAVPIVVVTTEGAAADRERAMALGATAYLVKPVQARVVLDTVKELLKLG; translated from the coding sequence ATGTCGCAGCAGCCGATCCGCGCGCTGGTGGTGGATGACTCGCAGGCCATGCGCCGCAGCATCATGTACGCGCTCCAGCGTCTGACGGACGTGGTCTGCATCGAGGCGCAGGACGGCGTGGAGGGGCTCAAGAAGCTCACCACGCAGGGGCGCTTCGACCTGGTGATGACGGACATCAACATGCCGTTGATGGACGGGCTGAAGCTCATCCACCACATCCGCCAGACGCAAGAGCACCGGGCGGTGCCCATCGTCGTGGTGACGACGGAGGGCGCGGCCGCGGACCGGGAGCGGGCCATGGCGCTGGGGGCCACGGCCTACCTGGTGAAGCCCGTGCAGGCCCGCGTGGTGCTGGACACGGTGAAGGAGCTGCTGAAGCTCGGCTGA
- a CDS encoding ABC transporter ATP-binding protein — MEPALDVEGLEKTYGAVRAVRGLSFQVAPGEVLGLVGPNGAGKTSTLRCLAGILPASAGRVRVAGFDVAQAPVEAKRQLAFLPDEPRFFEYLTVWEHLNFTARLYGVEGWEERGRALLEEMALTGRERSLPGELSRGMKQKLSIACGFLHQPRLILLDEPLTGLDPLGIRRMKASLRRRAEEGTALVLSSHLLPLVEELCHRLLIIAGGRAVALGSLPEIREQLAGGAGDGASLEELFVRITSAAEETAARRNEPA, encoded by the coding sequence ATGGAACCGGCGTTGGACGTCGAGGGACTGGAGAAGACGTACGGCGCGGTGCGGGCGGTGCGCGGGCTGTCCTTCCAGGTGGCGCCGGGCGAGGTGCTGGGCCTGGTGGGGCCCAACGGCGCGGGCAAGACGTCCACGCTCCGGTGCCTGGCCGGCATCCTCCCGGCGTCCGCGGGGCGCGTGCGCGTGGCCGGATTCGACGTGGCCCAGGCGCCGGTGGAGGCGAAGCGGCAGCTGGCCTTCCTCCCGGACGAGCCGCGCTTCTTCGAGTACCTCACCGTCTGGGAGCACCTGAACTTCACCGCGCGGCTCTACGGCGTGGAGGGCTGGGAGGAACGGGGCCGCGCGCTCCTGGAGGAGATGGCGCTCACGGGCCGGGAGAGATCGCTGCCGGGCGAGCTGTCGCGCGGCATGAAGCAGAAGCTGTCCATCGCGTGCGGCTTCCTGCACCAGCCCCGGCTCATCCTCCTGGATGAACCGCTGACGGGGTTGGATCCGCTGGGCATCCGCCGCATGAAGGCCTCCCTGCGCCGCCGCGCGGAAGAGGGCACGGCCCTGGTGCTGTCGTCGCACCTGCTGCCGCTGGTGGAGGAGCTGTGCCACCGGCTGCTGATCATCGCCGGAGGACGCGCGGTGGCGCTGGGCTCGCTGCCGGAGATCCGCGAGCAGCTGGCGGGCGGAGCCGGGGACGGCGCGTCGCTGGAGGAGCTGTTCGTGCGCATCACCAGCGCGGCGGAGGAGACGGCGGCACGGAGGAACGAACCGGCGTGA
- a CDS encoding putative ABC exporter domain-containing protein — translation MSLPSAVAFLWVRSWRNRAVRQVQRLKRPRYLLGALVGLAYLYSLVGRSVFVQGTGRGVSPNARLFAEFSLEMSVLGTLVTAWVLGADRPALTFTQTEVQTFFSAPVTRKALLHYKLLRGLLSATLAALAATLFVGRFTNPRPVLFFLGAALAMGTLYLHGTAASFVRVWLASRGRWGSGVRWAVVAGVLVAALALVLSTLREHPLPENLAAPFAVREWLSDVLDAPGPRAVLWPGRALVAPSMARTWPDFLRYLPASLALLVAHYAWVLAVEVPFEDSAVAGAEERSRRRARRASRTGTLRVGRVPFVLEARGRPEVAILWKNLVARRRMGSGLVLLLAFGVLGAVFALLMGDTRLFSNSREFLGPMALMVAVAMAVIGPSAFRTDLRMDLPKLELLRALPLTGRQVVGAELAASALVLGGAQGVMLLVALVLGVGRDDATLAPWSTPVVLGLMAVLPALGLAGLFVQNAAVVLLPAWIPADAERARGVEALGQRLLTLVGTLVVTFLGLLPAAVVALLVGYPLFTVMGRWAVPLAGLAAAGALFAEVALGVAVLGRAFERLDVSEEQSNEA, via the coding sequence GTGAGCCTTCCGAGCGCGGTGGCGTTCCTCTGGGTGAGGAGCTGGCGCAACCGGGCGGTGCGCCAGGTGCAGCGGCTGAAGCGTCCGCGCTACCTGCTGGGCGCGCTGGTGGGGCTCGCGTACCTGTACTCGCTGGTGGGGCGCAGCGTGTTCGTCCAGGGCACGGGCCGCGGGGTGTCCCCCAACGCGAGGCTGTTCGCGGAGTTCTCGCTGGAGATGTCCGTGCTGGGCACGCTGGTGACGGCGTGGGTGCTGGGCGCGGACCGCCCCGCGCTGACCTTCACGCAGACGGAGGTGCAGACCTTCTTCTCCGCGCCCGTCACGCGCAAGGCGCTGCTGCACTACAAGCTCTTGAGAGGCCTCCTGAGCGCGACGCTCGCGGCGCTGGCGGCGACGCTCTTCGTGGGGCGCTTCACCAACCCCCGGCCGGTGCTCTTCTTCCTGGGCGCGGCGCTGGCCATGGGCACGCTCTACCTGCACGGCACGGCGGCGTCCTTCGTGCGCGTGTGGCTCGCGTCGCGAGGGCGCTGGGGCAGCGGGGTGCGCTGGGCGGTGGTGGCCGGCGTCCTGGTGGCGGCCTTGGCCCTGGTCCTGTCCACGCTGCGAGAGCACCCGCTGCCGGAGAACCTTGCCGCGCCCTTCGCCGTGCGCGAGTGGCTGAGCGATGTGCTCGATGCCCCCGGCCCCCGCGCGGTGCTCTGGCCGGGCCGGGCGCTGGTGGCCCCGTCGATGGCGCGCACCTGGCCGGACTTCCTGCGCTACCTGCCCGCGTCGCTGGCGCTGCTGGTGGCGCATTACGCCTGGGTGCTGGCGGTGGAGGTGCCCTTCGAGGACTCGGCGGTGGCCGGGGCGGAGGAGCGGTCGCGGCGGCGGGCACGGCGGGCCTCGCGCACGGGCACGCTGCGCGTGGGCCGGGTGCCCTTCGTGCTCGAGGCCCGGGGGCGTCCAGAGGTGGCGATCCTGTGGAAGAACCTCGTCGCGCGCCGGCGCATGGGCAGCGGGCTGGTGTTGCTGCTGGCCTTCGGAGTGCTGGGCGCCGTGTTCGCGCTGCTGATGGGGGACACGCGGCTGTTCTCCAACAGCCGCGAGTTCCTGGGCCCCATGGCCCTGATGGTCGCGGTGGCCATGGCCGTGATTGGCCCCAGCGCGTTCCGCACCGACCTGCGCATGGACCTGCCGAAGCTGGAGCTCCTGCGCGCGCTGCCGCTCACGGGGCGGCAGGTGGTGGGCGCGGAGCTGGCGGCCTCCGCGCTGGTGTTGGGGGGGGCGCAGGGGGTGATGTTGCTCGTGGCGCTGGTGCTGGGCGTGGGAAGGGACGACGCGACGCTCGCGCCGTGGTCCACGCCGGTGGTGCTGGGGCTCATGGCCGTCTTGCCGGCGCTGGGCCTGGCGGGGCTCTTCGTTCAGAACGCGGCGGTGGTGCTGCTGCCCGCGTGGATTCCGGCCGACGCCGAGCGGGCGCGCGGCGTGGAGGCGCTGGGGCAGCGGCTGCTCACGCTGGTGGGCACGCTGGTGGTGACGTTCCTGGGACTGTTGCCTGCCGCGGTGGTGGCCCTCCTCGTGGGCTATCCGCTGTTCACTGTCATGGGGCGCTGGGCGGTTCCGCTCGCGGGGCTGGCGGCGGCCGGAGCACTCTTCGCGGAGGTGGCGCTGGGCGTCGCCGTCCTGGGCCGTGCCTTCGAGCGGCTGGACGTGTCGGAAGAACAGTCGAACGAAGCGTGA